A window of Cryptomeria japonica chromosome 3, Sugi_1.0, whole genome shotgun sequence contains these coding sequences:
- the LOC131038609 gene encoding serine/threonine-protein kinase D6PK, with protein sequence MKGLLKCKSQSRSQFVDGSTSEDLRLVRRLGHGNMSTVFLAVHRHTNKAFALKVMNKELLQQRNACKMAATEKEILSCLDHPFLPSLLTHFESENHTFLAMEYCSGGDINVLRHRQPTKTFSESTIRFYAAEVVVALEYLHEQGIVYRDLKPENILVQDSGHIMLTDFDLSLRLISDEGQDGEWKSRSFVGTEEYIAPEILWGKPHSYSVDWWSLGVFLYEMSHGRTPFRGSSRKDTFVNILSKDPVFSSSSSLHDLTVKLLAKDPTERLNRKQVKSHPFFRGMRWDQLQFVSRPPFVPPLPTETHALSFHPEEDAEEADMSIKSEGNSYSEFGLEEDETSKCTFREF encoded by the exons ATGAAGGGATTGTTGAAATGCAAATCTCAATCCCGGTCTCAGTTTGTGGATGGTTCCACCTCTGAAGATCTGAGGCTGGTCAGGCGCCTTGGCCATGGCAACATGAGCACGGTGTTCTTGGCTGTTCATCGCCACACCAACAAGGCTTTTGCTTTAAAAGTGATGAATAAGGAACTTCTTCAACAGAGGAACGCCTGCAAAATGGCGGCTACAGAAAAGGAGATCCTGTCTTGTTTGGATCATCCATTTCTGCCGTCTTTGCTTACCCACTTTGAGTCGGAGAATCATACATTTCTGGCCATGGAGTACTGTTCTGGAGGAGATATTAACGTCTTGAGACATAGGCAGCCTACTAAGACATTCTCAGAGTCTACGATAAG ATTCTACGCAGCGGAGGTGGTTGTGGCATTGGAGTATTTGCACGAGCAGGGAATAGTCTACAGAGATCTGAAGCCGGAGAACATATTAGTGCAAGATAGTGGGCACATAATGCTCACCGATTTTGATCTATCCCTGCGTCTCATATCCGACGAGGGCCAAGATGGTGAGTGGAAGTCTCGTTCATTTGTGGGTACAGAGGAGTACATTGCACCGGAGATCCTGTGGGGGAAACCCCACTCGTACTCGGTGGATTGGTGGTCCTTGGGCGTCTTTCTGTACGAAATGAGCCACGGGCGGACACCTTTCAGGGGGTCAAGTAGAAAGGACACTTTTGTCAATATATTGAGCAAGGACCCAGTCTTCTCATCCTCATCTTCTCTCCACGATCTTACCGTGAAGCTCCTTGCAAAAGATCCGACTGAGCGGCTAAACAGAAAGCAAGTAAAAAGCCACCCATTTTTCCGCGGAATGAGATGGGACCAATTGCAGTTTGTTTCGAGGCCTCCTTTTGTGCCGCCGCTACCCACTGAAACTCATGCGCTGAGTTTTCACCCAGAAGAAGATGCAGAAGAAGCAGACATGAGCATTAAATCCGAAGGCAATAGCTATTCGGAATTTGGCTTGGAAGAAGACGAAACGAGCAAATGCACATTTCGGGAGTTTTAA